The following proteins are co-located in the Acanthochromis polyacanthus isolate Apoly-LR-REF ecotype Palm Island chromosome 7, KAUST_Apoly_ChrSc, whole genome shotgun sequence genome:
- the LOC110950421 gene encoding arrestin domain-containing protein 3-like: MNEENKAVMGGGGAAVIFLFHIGHTRRRWRSGLRCFRCFASPFVRNFISKLRIMSSTVKKLEVTYNPINKSNTFTCGDTVCGQVTLEVAKDCQIESLSIKFKGKAEVLWTERHGQTTVVYHSKDKYFSVKHYFIGGKTPEGDEQTLLPNQNFNTYSNVVAPGSHVYPFTFQIPHQDMPSSFKGSCGKVVYLLEATLSRSMRINKKDSTKINFVSNVDWNNVPGLMTPQHESKDKKMKFFNSGTVAMDVNIEKSGFLQGEGLKIVALIQNNSSREIKPKYCVYRKHSFFARGKRRLDTKDLFKEVGDPIPPSSNENVTRVITIPHDVEPSILNCSILKVEYRLRVYLDVKYASDPEIKFPIVLLPAYQGSAAAAPPVAAGFGFEPFGNPNPPVWGTGAPQAPPPGAAQYSDPPPPYGAYGLYPPLTDFGNKF; this comes from the exons ATGAACGAAGAAAACAAGGCAGTGATGGGCGGAGGCGGAGCAGCTGTTATTTTCCTCTTCCACATAGGACACACCCGTCGAAGGTGGAGATCTGGCCTCCGCTGTTTTCGTTGCTTTGCTTCGCCTTTCGTCCGGAATTTTATCTCCAAGCTGCGCATCATGTCGTCCACTGTGAAAAAACTGGAAGTCACCTACAATCCCATCAATAAGAGCAATACTTTCACATGTGGCGACACAGTTTGTGGTCAAGTCACGCTGGAAGTGGCTAAAGACTGCCAGATAGAGTCTCTCTCCATTAAATTCAAGGGCAAAGCAGAAGTTTTGTGGACTGAGAGACACGGTCAAACTACTGTAGTGTACCACTCCAAAGACAAGTACTTCAGCGTTAAGCACTACTTCATTGGAGGCAAAACGCCAG AGGGTGACGAACAGACTCTGCTGCCAAACCAGAACTTCAACACGT ACAGCAATGTTGTTGCTCCAGGAAGTCATGTCTACCCCTTCACTTTCCAGATCCCTCACCa GGATATGCCCTCCTCCTTCAAAGGTTCTTGTGGTAAAGTTGTATACTTGCTGGAAGCCACGCTGAGCAGATCAATGAGGATTAACAAGAAAGATTCAACTAAGATCAACTTTGTGTCAAATGTAGACTGGAACAATGTCCCTGGACTAATG ACTCCACAGCATGAGTCTAAGgataagaaaatgaaatttttcAATTCAGGAACCGTGGCCATGGATGTCAATATTGAAAAATCTGGTTTCCTCCAAG GAGAAGGATTAAAAATCGTGGCCTTAATTCAGAACAATTCATCTCGTGAGATCAAGCCCAAGTACTGTGTGTACAGAAAGCACAGCTTCTTTGCAAGAGGAAAGAGAAGACTGGATACTAAAGACCTCTTTAAAGAGGTGGGAGATCCCATCCCTCCATCTTCTAATGAAAACGTCACAAGGGTCATCACCATTCCCCATGATGTGGAGCCCTCCATCCTCAACTGCAGTATTCTCAAAGTAGAGTACAGACTCAGG GTCTACCTCGATGTCAAGTATGCTTCAGACCCAGAGATCAAATTTCCCATTGTCCTCCTGCCGGCCTATCAGGGCTccgctgctgcagctccacctgtCGCGGCTGGCTTTGGATTTGAACCATTTGGAAATCCAAACCCTCCAGTTTGGGGCACTGGAGCACCACAAGCACCACCACCAGGAGCAGCCCAATACTcggatcctcctcctccttatgGAGCATATGGATTGTATCCTCCTTTGACGGATTTTGGTAATAAATTTTAG